A segment of the Kluyveromyces marxianus DMKU3-1042 DNA, complete genome, chromosome 5 genome:
TTATGGTATTCCATTTGGCGTTAAAAGGGGGATATATAAAAATGTGTTGTCGACTTGAGGTTGTCTCCTCGGTTCGAACCTCTGAGAGGAAACAACTTTCGCCTTTTTTAAACTTTCTGCATCCGTCACTCAGATAggttttcaattttagaTTGAACCGTTGATTGATCCTacttaatttttttttttttttttttctgcaatttatttattatgCATATAGTTAGGTACCGGTTTTTTGTTGTCAAGCGTCAGAAAAGTCCGATGAGCTAGACCGACGATTTAGTGTGCCACAATCTTTATTTACCTATAACACGATTCCACTTGGAATATGTAGTTACGTCTTGAGGTTAGCCTGTTGCTACAGGGCAAAGGCAGTCTTATTGCCACATTAAAACCATAATTACTACCAAGACATACAAGATGCAGCCCATTGGACTTTTGAGCTTGCTCTTTTCTATAGTGCAACTAATGTGCACTTTACATGCAGCgccaacaacaataactgGCACCTCgctcaaagaaaaagctcCCCAGCATACACACTTAGTGGAAATTAGCAAAATGCAACGGGTCGTCGATGTAATTGGACTGTTGCAAGCGTTACCCACTTTTGACGATATTGGGAAGATAGTATCGAAGATGGTTACGTTTAGCGTGGAACAGGATATGGAAGCGgaacagaaaagaaatgcAGCCCCGGAGCAAAAGGGAACCATTCTCGACTGTTTGGAACGTATTAATAGAACACTACCGCAACATACCTATGATGTGAAATCGCGACTTGCCAATACAATTGAACTAGTGGCAGGCTTGACCGTCGCAGAAACGCAACGTTTCGGCCGATTACCTACCATGTTGTTACGGTACTTACAGTTCCAAACGGACAAGATAGAAAAATCGACTAACAATGCAAAGCAGTTAGAGTATACAAGTGCAACAATAGCTTTGGTAGAGGCTTATGTCAGCGTTCTCAGAGACCCCGCGTTTTTGGACAGGATGGTAGAAAAAGGACGATCTTTAGGGGTCAATGCTCCGATTGGTTCCTCTGACGAGCTCCTAAAACTGCTCCAGGACGAAGGTATCGAAGACGTTCCTTCTGTGACGCTTGTGTTGCaccttctcttccttttctcaGCCACCGGAATTCTGACGCCCGTGGTCTGTTTCGGgtcttccttcttcaagggCGGCGCCTCGGTGTGCGAGGCGTTTGTATCCTCCATCACATGGCAAGAGTTCACAGTGATCGTCGAAATGGCGCGTAGATTACGTCAGGCATAATGCACATCCATTCTTTAGATGTACTTTAAATTTTCTagtgtattttttttgtttttgtttttgtttttctcttcGAGTTATGTCCCTCCAAGACCGCGCGGGAAGAAGACCTTGGCCTTTCTATGCATGTAAGCATATTTCGGTAGGCTGCAAGGTACAACAAGTAAGCCCGGTTTAATAATGGGCggagaaaaacaaaaactatagaaaaacgaaatgaaaaaaaaaaaaaaaacaactaaaaaacaaacagtCAATCAATCAAGACCATGCATGTCAGAAAAAGCTTACTTACTACTAACTTTCAGCCGCTGCCACTGCCACTGCCAGGTTTCTACGTGTTTCTACTGGCCACGCTTGAGCTTGGCTCAAAAAGGCctaacttttttttttttttttttccatctGCTTTGTAGtcttgtaatttttttcttcctcttctcaTTCTTGTTTACTTTTTCACATGCAGCAGCATACTTGCTGCTTTCAGTATTTCTGACGGCTCGAAAAGCCTGCTCTGCATATATGTCCTGAAAATGGGTCCATTATGCTGGATAATGGCTGATCAAGGCAAAAAAACCACATAGGCGCAGAGAATGGCGAATCAGGGGTAGAAAAACCTCTagcataaaaaaaaagaagaatacacAATGACTTTTCGTAAGAATTTTTATCAGGCAGCAGTAGTAAGTAAGTTTTTTGCTTGAGAATTCACCAAACCAGGAATTCGGCAATTCACGGTTACGAGCGGCAGTGACGTgtaaaagaagaagaagaagaagaaaaaaattagctcatgctgctgctacaTACTACCACATAATACTACATAAACTCTAGATAATACTGTGCCGTGTCGAACTATAGGCTAGAGCTAGAGCCAGAAGTGACAGCAGAGACGTTATCACAAGTGGATGGAGGTAAGTCGCACCACTGGTCTAGCGTCTCCAGaggaatttttttgtccACCGAGTCGAGTTCATTGATCTGTTTACCAACTGGCCTGGCCAGGTTGCTGCCCTGGTTTGTTCAATGTTACTTCAGTATGATGTTATACTCTTTCGGTCTGGGCTggattgaaaagaaaagaatccacacacacacaaataATGTTGCGAAGGGCAAAAactataaaaaaaaaaagaaggtttaTAATAGTACCACacacaatatatatatataatatataatatataatatataataaaatcGTATATATGTACGTTACGTATGTTTTCGCATTAAAGCAGTACAAAAAGGCAAAAAGCATACCAAGAAACTAACATTTCATGAGCCAGTGGCTGTAGGAATCGAGAGAGGGATAATAGAGGGATTGTCATTTCGTATCGAGACGTATAGCGACGATATCGAGGGAGATTTCTAGTTTAACTTGATTCACTCATCTTAGCTACTGCTAAGGACAAAGAAAGACGGCAAAGTAATAAATATagcacacacacacacacaagaGAAGTGCTAGACCAGAATGAGATGTGTGCTGGCATGTAGTCGATGTCGACATCAGAAGATACGGTGTGTCAATGATGGGTCTGCTCCATGTAAATATTGCGTGCATAAAGGATGTGCAGACCAATGTGTTTTAACTTTTCCTGAAGCATGGATGAAAACTGTTGAGAAGAAGGCAGAGAAGAAAGCAGAGAAGAAAGCGGTAAAGAAGGCTCGTGGCGCAGCTGACAAAAAGGTCCAGAAGGGTGGATTACCGgcgaaaaagaagaataagaagaTGCTGGCATCGGACATAGTAAAGTTGGAGCAGGATACGGGTCATGCTCAACAGTTACAGGCTGTTCACCTTCCGCAGGGTGCACATAGTAACTATGGGACCCCGCCTCATGCGCAACCTCAAACTTTCTCTGTGCCCAGCAGTGCTTCTAATGGAATGGCACCACCTATTCATGGGACCGCAACACCAACTTCAGCCGCCGCCACATCTTCCAATACTACTACCAATCCTCATGCACCTCCTCCTATGGACGCTATCTTCATTCCAGGAGTGCTCCCACGTATTAATAATGAAATGCTACAGTACCAGTCGCTGAAAAATAATGCAAGAGCTCCAGTCTTTTCGTCCATTCAGGAACTCGTAGCATCCACCCCGAAGACACACATCATCCTGGCGGTCAAAAGAGTCGAAACTTGTTTCCCAGAGTGTCACTTCTTTCACATTCCGTCCATTGACACCCGACTAGCGGATGTTAACCCAATCCTTTTAGGTGCATTATTAGGCGTATGCTCATTCTTCACACCTTTCAAATATTCGGACGCTAAAACCGAGTTTAACGCAGACGATAAGTGGCTTGGTGTAAATTCATTCCAGGTGAAAAATAGCTTGTACGAAAAATTGGCCTTGGATGCCATCTTCAGTAATATGCTATTCTTAAAAAAACCAGACATCGAGATATGTCAGGCTCTAATATTACTCTCGTGTGTCAAATGGGGCCATAATGACTACTTCTCGGCCTGGATGTTACACGGATGTGGCTCTAGATTGGTCCAGGCCCTAcaatttgatgaaagatTCCAGCAGAAGTGTAAACAGAGCCCATTGCTAAACGAACTTCGGAACAGGACCTTTTGGTCAGCTTTTTGCTTGGACAGAATCATATCTACTGGTGAAAATCGTTGCTTCATGATAAACAACTACGAAGATGTCGAACTCCCTTTACCAGATTCTTACTTCTTCGGTCTTCAATTTGATAACATTGGAACTCCCTCGTCGAACTTATCGGCGAATAGGAATAATTACAACGAAGGTCCTTTCTCGGCAGATGTACACACTAAACCTTCATTTTTGGAATCACAAGCTCGGATAGCAGCGGCCAACGATTTACAACTAAAGAGTAGAGTCACCATCGCatctttcaattcatttTACAGAGAAAATCCATTGTTGatctttcaaaatgaaCGCTCAGTTTTCTTGAAGAGTTACTCGCTATGGGGTCTGATCAATGAATATATGATGCAAGGTGGACGTGCCAAGAAGCCAAATGAAGTACCTTGGGATTTAGAAAACTCAACAGTTGGTAGaattacaaaagaagtcGAGGAATTTTGGAGTGTACTACCCAACGAATGGAAATGGCCAAACATAGATTATGCAAATCAGCGTAAACAACAGACGAAAAGGATATTCATAATAGCAACAATCAATTGTCTTTATTGTTTGACCATAATCTTTTGTGTTAGAGAATACTTTCCTTTCTTACCATCTAAAGAGCAAGGGATTTGCGGACCTACAGAGCCACCCTACCTACCGAAACCTCCATACCCAGAATATTGGGTTGACATGTCACGTAAATGCTTCTCAGCTTTACGTGAATTATGTGAAATTCTAGAAGTTATTTTCGAAACGGAATCGAAAATAACCAGAAACAGAACTGGCTTGGACTCTAACACCATCGGAGATGATATAAACTTAACAGAATCCTCcccattcttttctttctgtgcTTTTGTTTGTGCAATTCAGTGTAATTACGGCACGAACTTCCCCTTTATGGATCCTGACTCTTCATATTATAATAGAAAAAGTGGTAAAAGCCTTTCCCATTGTTTTAAAGTCATGTTGAAAATTCTCAAATCTAGAGAACACACATGTCCAGTCACCAAGAATTGGCTATATATGGTTTACAGGGTACAAGAAATGTACAGATCTGTAGCCAATAACAAGGTCACGGTCTCGAAAACGCAAAAAGATACAGTATCACAAACTAATAGtaatgttgaaaatggCCACGTTCAGACTCATAACTATGCCCCCACTCAACATATACAATCAAGTTCAGGATTACAAAGACAGGATAATTATCAGCTTCAAGGACAAGCGCAAGTACAAGCGCAAAATTCACAGAATTACGGTAGTTCTATGCAACAAAATCACCACATCCCACCAGAGTTAGTGACGAATTCGATAAATCACGGAACAGTGGATTCGTCTGCACTTAATAAAAACAACACAAACTCCACTATCATCAACAGCGACTCAGACACCATTTTTAATACCAATATTGATATGCCTAGAAACAGTAACCACTTCCCTGCACCGTATGGAAATACCTCAGATATTACCTCTGGAACGTCATCAAATCCAAACAGTACTCCTAGAAATCCAATAGATTTAGAGCCTGATACTGATAAACTTTCGCTTCTTTTCTCTGACCAGGAATTTGAAATGTTGATGCAATTTTCATCATAAAAACCATTATATGTGCTTAATACAATATGGACTGCTGATATTAATTTCAAAAAACCACCCACCTTTAGACGCTTGCGTTAATTTTAGGTTGGTTTTGGTGTATTGTTGGTGATATTGACTACTGATTTCTTTTACGgtatttctttattataACCATGTAATTAATTAGTCCGGTTTACGGCTTTTAATAtgtactattattactcAAGACATTATAGTATTATATACATAGTTGTATTTGTCTGCATCACCACAGCGCCAAGGATTTGCTGACCTTTGGCGTTACACCTGTACTCCACTACGAGACATATCCAATTCAGAAATCATTTTTAACGTAACACGTgactttcttttcttttttataatttttcaTCTACTTTGGAGCagagatgcgatgcgatgcgatgaaGTAAGTTAAACAAACCGTCTTTAAACAAAGGTATGGAACATTGTAGTTCATACCAAACTACGTCAAACTGGTGAGCAACAAAGAGTCGGCAATAGGTAAGAAACCATGAAAAGATCCGCCGAAGAAGTAAAGGCGCTACGTCTAATTAAGAGATTTAAGCAGCCAAACAGAAATCctattgatgaagaagatggatGCTCTAAATGTATAGTGAAGGTCCCTGTTTCGATGTATGTTTCTCTAGCACCTATCTACCAACAGTTGCCAAAGGATGGTATTATGAGACAACATCTTAATGGGATGGTGATGAAATATAATGCGGATATTGGAGGTGTGATTTTGGGTTTTGAAAACTTACGTATCGTTGGTGAAGAGGTcaacgaagaagatgagaaGCTTATGAAGCTTACTCCTGATACACCATTTGCTTTCACGTGGTGTCATGCCGATTTCATTGTGTGGCAACCTCAGGTTGGTGACATTATCGAAGGGTGGATCTTCATCCAATCTGCATCGCATATCGGTCTGCTAGTACATGATGCTTTCAACGCCAGtatcaaaaaaaacagtATCCCAAACGACTGGACATTCATCCACAACGAGGAAACCACCGGAAATGATGGTGAAGACTCTATAGAGGACAAAAAGTTCCAATCCTTGGGCCACTGGATAGATGGTAACGGTCAACAACTAGGAGGGAAACTAAAATTCAAGGTAAAAAACGTCTATACTGCTGGAAGAATGGTTTCTTTAGAAGGTACTTTGCTTGCTGACTCTGCTAGAGCATCTCATTCTGACGTAGAGAACCTACCTGTTGTTTCCAATAAGAAGATTGTATTCGACGATGAagtttccaaagaaaatacAGACTCGCATAAAGAACTCGAACTTTCAGTTGTTAAGGAAGACAATGGAGACGAGATAGTTTACGAAAAAGACTCTAGTGAAAGTGATTCTAGTGATAGTGACTGAGATAGTATATTGGAAGTTCTAAGATCAATCACTTCTTTtgatagatttttttttcctttcttttaaaCAACTACTATTAAATATGTTTCTACCTTTTCAACCCTTCATTCTACTAATGAGTATACACTAAAATACCTCAcatgtatgtatatgtatatatatcttaAAAACTCATAAAATTTCTCTTGTCATTGGAAACCTATTGTTTTTCTATGTCTTGATAGCTCATCTCGCTGTCTcttattcattttttttttttttttcgaagGACCATCTAACTATGTATCAGTAATTTTAGAGatataaacaaataaaggaagagagacaaacaaacaaataataacCAACAATGATCTTAAACTTTGTAAAAATACAGGTCAAGATAAACTGAATATCGAAGTTAGGATACACGAAACCTTATTGTACAAGGTGCACACCTAAAATAGGCCAGTCAGGTACAATATGACGACACCAACGATGGAAAGGACGTCTATATTGACGGAACATTTAGGATATCCGCCAATTTCGTTAGTAGATGACATCATCAATGCGGTAAATGAAATAATGTATAAATGTACGAATGCAATGGAAAAATACCTGATACAAAGGGGTAATATTGATGGAAAGGATTTTTCAGACGAGATAAAAGTTGGTACTGCAAAATTAGAGTCTTTATTGGAAAACTCTGTGGACAAGAACTTTGACAAACTAGAACTCTATGTGTTGCGTAACATCCTTTCGATACCATCTGATTTAGTAGAGGAAGGAAAATTCAGACTTCTGCACCAAGAAAATATAATCTTGGCAAATGTTGCTTCTCGTAAACAGACGGACGATTCTGTACGGATGAAACTTGATGAAATTAGCAGACAATATGAGCTAAATCAACTATTGAATGAAAGAATAAACAATACAAAGGCACttttaaaagaaattgTACAATTCAAAACGAGAATTTTAAGACTTTTACAATGCGAAGATCCGCTGACTTCACATCTACATGATATCTGGAACGACTTGAAACCTTTGGACAGTGCAATCAAGTTGATAACGTCAAGGCTAAAACAGATTTATCTAGAGAACGAAGAGTTCTGCTCCATTGATCAAATTCAGAGACTGGTAAAAAGATATAACGAATTAAGAAACACGTCTATTGTAAGAAGTGGATATATACAGAAAAAGTCACAACATATATTGAATGAATTGAACATAAGTGTAGAACCAGTTAATCAATCGAATAGCGATCCCAACTCAGAAGCGGTACCGTCAGAATATGAAGATGTTCCGGTTGTTGATCATCCAGATTGGTCATCCATACAGAAAGCCATTTAAATAGTGTTGTAGACTTTTGGTAAACGGAATAATTAGTATAAGTCAGATATTATGAAATAGTAGTAAAGTATGaaaattaattaattaattaaatgaatgaataatagaatagaatagaataaCCAACGCCGACTCCCGTTTTGCTGACAGAGGAGGTACAGATTAAAGGCCTCGTGAATTTAAATGTATGACATTTATATGTCTGAGGAAAATATTAGTATGCGAATAAAAAACCCAAGTAAATTTTAAAAGTGAGAAAGAAATAGTAGAAAAGTGtcaatgatgataatacAATGGTGTGaagaataataacaatgtTCAGGTCAAGAAGCAACGGGAGTATAAAAAAAGTGAGTAGATTAAATGTTTAAAATAGTCCCACGGaaagtgtttttttttgtttgttttctttggtgCCTTGGACATGCCAACCTAAtaaatgattttttttttcgattcGAGGCATTGATTTCAATTGTAATGTCCTCCCTctaataaagaaattgtGTGCGAAATAATTGATTTACaaaaatttcttgaaatgcGAATCCTGTAGCCAACCAATCTTTTCGTAAGCGGCAAATAGCCTAGAAGCTTTGTTAACATCGATTCTGCAAGCCTTCTGAGCGTCTGTTCTTCTAAAAGGCATGCCTTGTTTCAAACGATGAACCTTTTCCATGAAAAATCTCCTCTTCGAGTCCAAGTATAGATCACAAGGAAGCCGAAGAATCTGGGCCAGTACCAATTCAGCAGGATGTAGTTTGTGTTTTAATGGGTCATTTGATAGGTCCATAGAGGAACCCTTCCAATCAACCTTCAAACatttattgttgtttggAAGAGTATCCAAAGGTGGTGAATAGTCTGGCAATTTTTCCCATGACATGCTTACAGTGTGATGATGGTGATTAGTAGGATGGTGATGCGATATTGAGGAGTGCGATAATGGAGATGGATGATGCTGCACAaccttttttcttggaactGGGGTAACCGACCTGGACACATATGGAACAGCTGGAGACTCGTCGGAAGACTCGCCTTGTTTGGCACTTGCAGTTCCACTAGTGGCGCGTCTAGTTCTATACACCTTTTCAAAGTCTGAATTGGAAGCGTATGTTTTGTTCGAtgttcttgtccttctGGTGTAGCGTGTACTGGCAGAGCCGGAAGATCCGGATCTGTTCGATCTCGAGAACATTGGCTTCAATACCTTGTATTGAGACAAAAAAGCATTGATGTGCAACTGGTATCTCTTAGAACCTCCGTTACTGGCGTAGTTATCCCATACACCTTTTACCACTATACCGTTATTGTTCTTATTGTCTTTAATAGCGATGGTTCTAGGTTGATCTTCTGTGACAGCCTGTTCTACATCGGTGCTTCTGCCAACGATGGACCCGTCATTCGTAGAAGAGCAGCGTGGAACATGTTGTGTGTAGGTCTGTGCATCGCCTTCCATAGGAGATAGCGGTGGAGATGGGATCAGGTACTCGTCAATTGGTTCGTACAGGGATGCATCGCGTCCGTTAACGGGCCTTGGGGCAACCAGTGTGAATCCATCGCCTAGTATCACGTCACGTGACGCTGTGTTTTCTGGGAGATggttattatttttattttggttGCCATTGTTACCGGTGCGATTAGTATTTGCATGATCCACAGAGGTGTTAATAATATCGATATTGCTGccgttgttgttggagTTGGTGCCAGCAGTGGTATCTGTAGAGTTCCTATTTGTGCTGGAGGCCAGGATTCTGTTGTTTAAAGTTGATAGTATGGCTGAGGTGCCCTTAGGGTGCACGACTGTGCCAGGGCCCTGCAATTGAGCGTGTTCTGGGCGAGGCGAATTGAATTCCATTGAGGTCTGCAACTATGTCTCTGAGTTTTTGTTATTTCTCTGTAGCAACggaaggaagaaagagaaaaaaagaaaaaaaaagaaactagTTTTTACtaatgcgatgagatgagctgtatttcaaaacaaaaacaatctTGGGACAAAATACAGATTGGAGAGAGTGGGGggtggtgatgatgatgataaaatTTGTATGTGAATGTGTGTtgtttcaatatcaaaataGTGAGCAAATGGTGCTtctattattgttatcgTTACCAAATATATGATCAATTAATTCACTGGGTACgatattaaaaaaataccaataaGTATATCAGTAGCTGGACCTAGTGTGTGTCTTGTTTGTTCTGTTCTGTAACGACGACTCTTTATTTAATCCAATTGCGTCAAATAAGCTGTTTCCGATAccgaaaaagaagttttcaaaaatttaaaaaaggctaatatcttttttcGGACTTGAAATACGAATTGAAGTTCAATTGAGCTTGTATTTGTATGTTAGGTATGTTGAATATCCGAGCTGGGTAGTGTGTAATTGAAATCCTATGATAAATAAAATGGTTGAGGGGTTTAAAAGCAAAAATATCAGGGTTGTTTGTGTGTATATGTGGGCGAAGAGGCTTTTGAACCTACCGTCAATCCAAATAGTATATTTATACCACCACTCGAACGTTTCTTTACCTCCGTGTTTATCATAAAGAAACTCATGGCTGATTACATGACTGTCCGTGGTATGGTCTTAATCATGTTACTGTGTTACTATGGAGGACGGAATCCGgaatggcaatggcaataCCATTGGGAACGCACACCAGGGACGTCCGCCAGGGGGCAGACTGAGCTGCCGCAGCATGGAAGCCcatagaaaagaaacaactCCTGACGACGAATTGCAAAGAGAAACCTGCTGTTCGAGAAtgcgtttctttttttggggattctttttttctttggtacTTTAGCCTAGTTAAGACCGGGTGAGTGCATAGACAGGGCTGAAGACCAGTAACCGCCCGTACATCGCTGCCAACAGTCAACAGTCAGCAGGGGGGAGGaaatagagaaagaagggGGGGCAGCGCAGACCAGAGCAGAAACAGGAACCggaaggaagaaaagaaacgacAATGTTGCTTTTCGGATTAACCGGACCACAACCGAGACTGCTGAGCACAGTGGTAATCCCGTGAGACAGGCGAGCCGGGTGGAGACCAGTGAGGAGACGCAGGCACTGGTCCATACAGACACAGAAGCAGACTGAGAAAGAAGGggtgaagaaagaagaagaagaagaagaagatctttGGCACGTGAATATCATGTGATTATCACGTGTGATGTTGTCTCATGTCTGCTGCAGGCTATGTTTgtacacacacacgcacacGTATGCTGATCTACACCTGGTAGCTCGGATTAATGTTCCAGTGGTCAAACCCAAACACCTGCTTGATCAAGTCATCAATTTCGTCCGACAACGAAAAATCGTGAGTGTTGTTCATCTGGTGGAAACCCTGGAACCCTTGGAAACCGTGGTAGCCCAGGTGCGTTTGCAATGAAGGGTCCTGTTGATGCTCGAGTTCCAAGTCCTCTTCCTCGATTTTGTTAGGTAGATCGTAGATGTTGGAAAATTCGTGGAATACCGACTTGAACCAGTGAAGCTCGAATTTTAGGTTCGGGAACGTTGCCTTCACGGCAGGATCTGGACCCATCGACATGAGTTTTTGGAAACACGATATCGAGAGTAGACATGTGTAGAGATGGTAGAGTGTCGCTCTCTCCAGcgaattgttgaattttagttttaagttgttcaacaacgtCTTGAGGTCCTGTAGCAGATCAAGGATAACAGTCTTTGCCTCTTCGCAATCTTCCATAAACGGCTTGTTGAACGTGATGAGCACAATGTAGTAGTGGTACCAGAAGTAGGACACTGTGGGGTCCGTGCTTAGCTCCACACTTTGCACTAGCACTTTTGACCACTTGAGGAATTCTGGCAACGATTGCCTCCAATTCGCTACCTTCAaattgaacttcttcaaatactcGATTCGTTTTGCAGTAGTATTGGGTTCGATAAAGATCTTTGAAGTGAAGATCTGAATAAttcttgaaagaatcaTGAGGTTCTTCAAAGGTTGCGAGACCTGAAGCACCGTTTGACTCTCGTACCTGAAATCCTCCGTCCCCTCGATCTCTGGTAACTCATCACTCTCGGGTACAGTAGAGTTGGAGACCGTCAAACTTGGAGCACGGCCCAAGATGAGACATATGAAATGATCTGCAATATAGCACCCCCAGTATATTCTAGACCTGATTTCTAACTCGCTGTCACTCAATTCCTGATTATCGTGTATACTGTCGTCGGTGATCCACACTTTGGGATCTAATTGGAACCCCATGTCGTACCCAACTCTGATGGCCAAGCCACTGAAATACCAGGCAAGTTGGTTCTCTCCATTTCCAAGCTCATAAAATGCGAGACATAGCAATGCTTGTACAGTCGTAATCTTCGCGATACTTTGCTCATCAAACACTATTTTTAAGAGTCGCGATTTTGCAATTTCATAATATTGCTCTGAAAGATGATGCAAATCTTTGGAAAGCCTACTCCCTATTGCCGCAACTGAATATATTAACTCTTCAGAACAGTATTGTGAGTTATCGTAGGTTTCTTCGTTATGGTTGAAAAACCCATATAAAAACGATTCTCTATggacaaaaatgaaatttcCGGGATATAACC
Coding sequences within it:
- the RPA43 gene encoding DNA-directed RNA polymerase I subunit RPA43 translates to MKRSAEEVKALRLIKRFKQPNRNPIDEEDGCSKCIVKVPVSMYVSLAPIYQQLPKDGIMRQHLNGMVMKYNADIGGVILGFENLRIVGEEVNEEDEKLMKLTPDTPFAFTWCHADFIVWQPQVGDIIEGWIFIQSASHIGLLVHDAFNASIKKNSIPNDWTFIHNEETTGNDGEDSIEDKKFQSLGHWIDGNGQQLGGKLKFKVKNVYTAGRMVSLEGTLLADSARASHSDVENLPVVSNKKIVFDDEVSKENTDSHKELELSVVKEDNGDEIVYEKDSSESDSSDSD
- the TEA1 gene encoding Tea1p, giving the protein MVKPQKGTFINHDIKSNENKPASKPPVKRLACANCRRRRRKCDLNYPCGRCVEFKLECNINDVDLRKKRYNLTYVKNLEDHVAQMELRLRQFAKRAEELLPDDAGGAKKLMVNDILSCVSPMPSEDINGTTNEVSNSINNKDSYVFSRMQSPSTDADIENSVNIKEEKSVTMSKGSSSSLSNDSSLSNNNHDVLRNKKFVKGSIYPEGPTSYKKRNREKSTKAQPSQRIGDLKSTVIVRNHSDPNSGRLNSDPEIIQSLSNFYKWLYPGNFIFVHRESFLYGFFNHNEETYDNSQYCSEELIYSVAAIGSRLSKDLHHLSEQYYEIAKSRLLKIVFDEQSIAKITTVQALLCLAFYELGNGENQLAWYFSGLAIRVGYDMGFQLDPKVWITDDSIHDNQELSDSELEIRSRIYWGCYIADHFICLILGRAPSLTVSNSTVPESDELPEIEGTEDFRYESQTVLQVSQPLKNLMILSRIIQIFTSKIFIEPNTTAKRIEYLKKFNLKVANWRQSLPEFLKWSKVLVQSVELSTDPTVSYFWYHYYIVLITFNKPFMEDCEEAKTVILDLLQDLKTLLNNLKLKFNNSLERATLYHLYTCLLSISCFQKLMSMGPDPAVKATFPNLKFELHWFKSVFHEFSNIYDLPNKIEEEDLELEHQQDPSLQTHLGYHGFQGFQGFHQMNNTHDFSLSDEIDDLIKQVFGFDHWNINPSYQV
- a CDS encoding fungal specific transcription factor domain-containing protein, encoding MRCVLACSRCRHQKIRCVNDGSAPCKYCVHKGCADQCVLTFPEAWMKTVEKKAEKKAEKKAVKKARGAADKKVQKGGLPAKKKNKKMLASDIVKLEQDTGHAQQLQAVHLPQGAHSNYGTPPHAQPQTFSVPSSASNGMAPPIHGTATPTSAAATSSNTTTNPHAPPPMDAIFIPGVLPRINNEMLQYQSLKNNARAPVFSSIQELVASTPKTHIILAVKRVETCFPECHFFHIPSIDTRLADVNPILLGALLGVCSFFTPFKYSDAKTEFNADDKWLGVNSFQVKNSLYEKLALDAIFSNMLFLKKPDIEICQALILLSCVKWGHNDYFSAWMLHGCGSRLVQALQFDERFQQKCKQSPLLNELRNRTFWSAFCLDRIISTGENRCFMINNYEDVELPLPDSYFFGLQFDNIGTPSSNLSANRNNYNEGPFSADVHTKPSFLESQARIAAANDLQLKSRVTIASFNSFYRENPLLIFQNERSVFLKSYSLWGLINEYMMQGGRAKKPNEVPWDLENSTVGRITKEVEEFWSVLPNEWKWPNIDYANQRKQQTKRIFIIATINCLYCLTIIFCVREYFPFLPSKEQGICGPTEPPYLPKPPYPEYWVDMSRKCFSALRELCEILEVIFETESKITRNRTGLDSNTIGDDINLTESSPFFSFCAFVCAIQCNYGTNFPFMDPDSSYYNRKSGKSLSHCFKVMLKILKSREHTCPVTKNWLYMVYRVQEMYRSVANNKVTVSKTQKDTVSQTNSNVENGHVQTHNYAPTQHIQSSSGLQRQDNYQLQGQAQVQAQNSQNYGSSMQQNHHIPPELVTNSINHGTVDSSALNKNNTNSTIINSDSDTIFNTNIDMPRNSNHFPAPYGNTSDITSGTSSNPNSTPRNPIDLEPDTDKLSLLFSDQEFEMLMQFSS
- the MTW1 gene encoding MIND complex subunit MTW1, whose amino-acid sequence is MTTPTMERTSILTEHLGYPPISLVDDIINAVNEIMYKCTNAMEKYLIQRGNIDGKDFSDEIKVGTAKLESLLENSVDKNFDKLELYVLRNILSIPSDLVEEGKFRLLHQENIILANVASRKQTDDSVRMKLDEISRQYELNQLLNERINNTKALLKEIVQFKTRILRLLQCEDPLTSHLHDIWNDLKPLDSAIKLITSRLKQIYLENEEFCSIDQIQRLVKRYNELRNTSIVRSGYIQKKSQHILNELNISVEPVNQSNSDPNSEAVPSEYEDVPVVDHPDWSSIQKAI